A stretch of the Alnus glutinosa chromosome 6, dhAlnGlut1.1, whole genome shotgun sequence genome encodes the following:
- the LOC133871322 gene encoding guanine nucleotide-binding protein subunit gamma 2-like yields MDVQQQSQPSSSSSPGGGRGGAKQKEVVSPDHHHHHPQGNAKAGASGTFFGKHRMAAAITNLHSQINILQEELDKLETTGESSVVCKELISSLGSVRDPLLPSTRGPEDVSWDRWFRGAHNSRNHKRWM; encoded by the exons ATGGATGTGCAGCAACAATCACagccatcatcatcatcatctccaggaggaggaagaggaggagcaAAGCAAAAAGAGGTAGTATCTcctgatcatcatcatcatcatcctcaagGTAACGCAAAAGCAGGAGCTTCTGGCACTTTCTTCGGGAAGCATCGGATGGCAGCTGCCATAACCAATCTTCACAGTCAAATCAACATCCTCCAG GAAGAGCTGGACAAACTGGAGACAACAGGTGAATCTTCCGTTGTATGCAAAGa GCTCATTTCAAGCCTGGGCTCCGTCCGCGATCCGCTGCTTCCGTC GACTAGGGGACCAGAAGATGTGAGCTGGGATCGTTGGTTCCGGGGAGCCCACAACTCCCGGAATCACAAACGCTGGATGTAG
- the LOC133870491 gene encoding ubiquitin carboxyl-terminal hydrolase 26, producing the protein MSRPTTRSKNKRHRQEDNGDITSEILRRIHTTGEITSDDLSQLYKTWKPVCQGCRVNNKDNPNCLCGLIPPPNGSRKAGLWQKMSDVLQALGPDPSKDLRAAETPAGLTNLGATCYANSILQCLHMNKSFREGIFSVEPDVLRQNPVLDQLTRLFAQLHASRMAFIDSSPFVKTLELDNGVQQDSHEFLTLLLSLLERCLSHSRVSKARTIVQDLFRGRVSHVTTCSQCGKDSEASSNMEDFYELELNVKGLKNLDESLDDYLSVEELHGDNQYFCESCKTRVDATRSIKLRTLPTVLNFQLKRCVFLPKTTMKKKITSAFCFPGELDMRQRLSEPSQFELIYDLSAVLIHKGTAVNSGHYVAHIKDEDTGQWWEFDDEHVSNLGRHPFGDSSSSSTSKTVGSEPVHPSCTEPRNGVADGHNIDVVQPQSSESSNNNGNAEIFSSGDAYMLMYNLRQSRKDSEKKQASGASDMKIDDDRVSLHGVPLPSHLCEEIKILNASYDDACQQYELKKEEELDCITKRRQEVRSVLSEAPVRSIEDPFFWISTDWLRQWADNIPPPVLDNTSIQCVHGKVPHLKVSSMKRLSAKAWTMIISKHDGGPTLSNDDYCMDCLVDGARTLVCGDSYRDRRTIMKQIANEAVQGNCVDGAYWVSKSWLQQWLKRKILDAPSEADAGPTAPIRCPHGQLMPDQAAGAKRVLVPENLWLFLYEDAVAVNADDLLECATFPSDSEQCSQCSDELSEVAVMEDSLRVVKLKQRQNHEKLAMGKSIPLFPQCKNYLVPSSWLSKWRDYINASGKNVSSSVKPETLDGVIDSLKCEKHMRLLERPPELVCKRGTIFQKTDGLTIVTDNDWKCFCEEWGGAEEKGISAVIEYSYNAGNNLAGSGEEMPVLEEHLASHDEVNSDTESRQPVIKTCPEICEECIGERESCELMQKLNYCNEDIYVLFARDKEAPKSFLEASDTSFEQDRRVSKRSRKTNNGNLINLKVSGSTSIYQLKMMIWESFGVVKENQILRKGARIIDKEASTLADMNIFPGDKLWVIDSEIHEQRDIADELSDQKTNVQHIEEGFRGTLLTANISSQVV; encoded by the exons ATGAGCAGGCCAACAACGCGtagtaaaaacaaaagacacAGACAAGAGGATAATGGTGATATCACTTCTGAAATATTGAG GAGAATTCACACAACTGGTGAAATAACCAGTGACGATTTAAGTCAGCTGTATAAAACTTGGAAACCAGTTTGTCAAGGCTGCCGTGTGAACAATAAAGATAACCCGAATTGCCTTTGTGGGCTGATTCCACCGCCCAATGGAAGTCGCAAAGCTGGACTTTGGCAGAAGATGTCTGATGTTCTTCAAGCTCTTGGCCCTGACCCGTCCAAGGATCTTCGTGCTGCAGAGACTCCTGCAGGACTGACAAATCTTGGTGCAACATGTTATGCCAACAGCATACTCCAGTGCTTGCACATGAATAAATCTTTCCGAGAAGGCATCTTCTCTGTCGAACCAGATGTTTTGAGACAAAATCCAGTGCTGGATCAGCTCACACGTCTTTTTGCGCAGCTGCATGCCAGTAGAATGGCTTTTATAGACTCATCTCCATTTGTAAAGACGCTAGAGTTAGATAATGGAGTTCAGCAGGATAGCCATGAGTTCCTGACCTTGCTTCTTTCTTTGCTTGAACGTTGTCTGAGCCACTCGAGAGTTTCCAAGGCAAGAACAATTGTTCAGGACCTTTTCCGTGGAAGAGTGTCGCATGTGACGAC GTGCTCACAATGTGGAAAAGATTCTGAAGCTTCTTCAAACATGGAGGACTTTTATGAGCTTGAGTTAAATGTCAAGGGTTTGAAAAATTTAGATGAGAGTTTAGATGATTATCTAAGTGTGGAAGAGCTTCATGGAGATAATCAGTATTTCTGTGAATCATGTAAAACAAGAGTCGATGCAACTCGCAGTATCAAGCTACGTACATTACCTACTGTACTTAATTTTCAGCTTAAGCGTTGTGTTTTCCTTCCGAAG ACtacaatgaagaaaaaaatcacttctGCATTTTGTTTCCCTGGAGAACTGGATATGCGACAGAGGCTGTCTGAGCCTTCTCAGTTTGAATTGATATATGACTTGTCAGCAGTGTTGATTCACAAGGGAACTGCTGTAAATAGTGGTCATTATGTAGCTCATATTAAAGATGAAGACACAGGACAATGGTGGGAATTTGATGACGAGCATGTCTCAAACTTAGGTCGTCACCCTTTTGGAGACAGTTCTTCAAGTTCCACTTCTAAAACTGTTGGAAGTGAGCCTGTTCATCCATCTTGCACAGAGCCAAGGAATGGTGTTGCCGATGGACACAACATAGATGTTGTTCAGCCACAGTCTTCAGAGTCTAGTAATAATAATGGTAATGCTGAGATATTTTCATCAGGTGATGCATATATGCTGATGTATAATCTTAGGCAATCCAGGAAGGACTCTGAGAAAAAGCAGGCGTCTGGTGCCAGTGATATGAAAATTGACGATGATAGGGTTTCTTTGCATGGTGTTCCTCTTCCATCCCACCTTTGTGAAGAGATAAAAATTTTGAATGCTTCATATGATGATGCTTGCCAACAATATGAAttaaagaaggaagaagagttGGATTGTATCACAAAAAGGAGACAGGAAGTGCGATCAGTTCTGTCTGAAGCCCCGGTACGATCAATTGAAGATCCATTTTTTTGGATTTCAACAGACTGGCTTCGCCAGTGGGCTGACAACATACCTCCACC TGTACTTGACAATACGTCTATCCAATGCGTTCATGGAAAAGTCCCGCATTTAAAAGTTAGCTCCATGAAGCGATTGTCAGCTAAAGCTTGGACCATGATTATCTCTAAG CATGATGGGGGGCCAACACTGTCTAATGATGACTACTGCATGGATTGCCTTGTCGATGGAGCCCGCACTTTGGTGTGTGGTGATAGCTATCGGGATCGAAGAACAATAATGAAGCAAATTGCAAACGAGGCAGTTCAAGGGAATTGTGTGGATGGAGCATATTGGGTATCCAAGTCATG GTTGCAACAgtggttaaaaagaaaaattcttgaTGCTCCCTCTGAAGCTGATGCAGGACCCACAGCTCCAATTAGGTGTCCTCACGGGCAACTTATGCCTGATCAAGCTGCTGGTGCTAAGCGAGTTCTGGTTCCTGAGAATCTCTGGCTCTTCTTATATGAAGATGCTGTTGCAGTAAATGCTGATGATCTGCTGGAGTGTGCAACTTTTCCTTCAGACTCTGAACAATGTTCTCAATGCAGCGATGAACTATCTGAAGTGGCAGTCATGGAGGATTCTTTAAG GGTTGTGAAGCTTAAACAGCGCCAGAATCATGAGAAATTAGCTATGGGAAAAAGTATTCCACTTTTTCCCCAATGTAAGAATTACTTAGTGCCCTCCTCGTGGCTTTCAAAATGGAGAGACTATATTAATGCAAGTGGGAAGAATGTCTCTAGCTCTGTGAAACCTGAGACTCTTGATGGTGTCATTGATTCGCTGAAGTGTGAAAAG CATATGCGACTCCTTGAAAGGCCTCCTGAACTAGTTTGCAAACGTGGTACGATTTTCCAGAAG ACAGATGGGTTGACAATCGTTACAGACAATGATTGGAAATGCTTCTGTGAAGAGTGGGGTGGTGCCGAGGAGAAAGGCATATCTGCTGTAATCGAGTACAGTTATAATGCAGGGAATAATTTGGCTGGATCCGGTGAAGAGATGCCAGTATTAGAGGAGCATCTGGCTTCACATGATGAAGTGAATAGTGACACTGAGTCTAGACAACCTGTGATTAAGACTTGTCCAGAG ATATGTGAGGAATGTATTGGAGAAAGAGAAAGTTGCGAGTTAATGCAGAAACTCAACTACTGCAATGAGGACATATATGTACTTTTTGCACGTGACAAGGAGGCTCCAAAATCTTTTTTAGAAGCATCTGACACATCCTTTGAGCAAGATCGCCGAGTTTCCAAGCGCTCTCGGAAGACAAATAATGGGAATCTGATAAATTTAAAAGTTTCTGGTTCCACATCAATATACCAGTTAAAGATGATGATATGGGAATCATTTGGG GTTGTTAAGGAAAATCAGATACTTCGCAAAGGTGCCAGGATAATTGACAAGGAGGCTTCTACTCTTGCAGACATGAATATATTTCCTGGGGATAAGCTTTGGGTGATAGATTCAGAGATCCATGAGCAGCGAGATATTGCTG ATGAGCTCTCTGACCAGAAAACGAATGTTCAACACATTGAGGAAGGCTTTCGGGGAACACTTTTGACAGCAAATATTTCATCCCAAGTTGTTTAA